Proteins from one Gimesia maris genomic window:
- a CDS encoding DUF1559 domain-containing protein, translating to MKLPSRNRSNRGFTLIELLVVIAIIAILIALLLPAVQQAREAARRSECKNNLKQMGLAIHNYHDTYRILPPGFNVDLVVANTSTGNGGLGWSGSILPGLDQANLYNTIDFNADWGTGANEDACATYLSVYRCPSDTTVSHRNHDGIDARVPTSYLACFSGTRSSDSEANVTDADGIFFLNSSIRMRDLTDGSSNTIGVGECVNNFDEFKDHFYIGSTSIGGWDGAPREYSEYLASTDVAMNTTNEVAFGSMHVGGAQFLMMDGSVRFLSENMNRTIYSYLGSRADGEVIGDF from the coding sequence ATGAAACTCCCATCCCGTAATCGATCAAACCGCGGTTTCACATTGATTGAATTACTCGTCGTGATCGCCATCATTGCGATTCTGATTGCCCTGCTCCTGCCTGCGGTCCAGCAGGCACGAGAAGCAGCCCGCCGATCCGAATGCAAAAACAATCTGAAACAGATGGGTCTGGCCATCCACAATTACCACGACACCTACCGCATCCTGCCTCCCGGCTTTAACGTGGACCTGGTCGTCGCAAACACCTCAACCGGAAACGGCGGGCTCGGCTGGAGCGGTTCGATTCTGCCCGGACTGGACCAGGCCAACCTGTATAACACGATCGACTTCAATGCAGACTGGGGTACCGGGGCGAATGAAGACGCCTGTGCGACTTACCTCAGCGTCTATCGCTGTCCCTCTGACACGACCGTCAGTCATCGTAACCACGACGGCATCGATGCCCGCGTCCCCACATCTTATCTCGCCTGTTTTTCAGGTACCCGCAGTTCGGACAGCGAAGCCAATGTGACCGACGCTGACGGCATCTTCTTTCTGAACAGTTCCATCCGCATGCGTGACCTCACCGATGGTTCGTCCAACACAATTGGTGTCGGGGAATGTGTCAATAACTTTGATGAATTCAAAGACCACTTTTACATCGGTTCCACTTCCATCGGCGGCTGGGATGGTGCGCCTCGCGAATATTCCGAATACCTGGCCAGCACCGATGTCGCCATGAACACGACCAACGAAGTCGCATTCGGCAGCATGCATGTCGGCGGCGCCCAGTTTCTGATGATGGATGGTTCGGTCCGCTTCCTCAGCGAAAATATGAACCGTACGATTTATTCGTACCTGGGCAGTCGTGCGGACGGCGAAGTCATCGGCGACTTCTAA
- a CDS encoding FecR domain-containing protein, translating into MKSLQRKQRALIKLIYEVQNETASSAQLKELSERLRGDVEAQKLYVFLMDMHAELILEEEFLIPEQWDLFSTQAEPAVTARKLPRARKSLSHYLLLTVCYVLPFTVLAYFTWYAVQPVPHTQVAVLGEMDHAIFTQGAEQLTPETDLFTGHTYQLQQGIVRLLMNSGVEVVLESPTAFELLHQNSIRLYSGSLAAEVNTAAVGFVVETPSQRVVDLGTRFGVHVEQDGSSETHVFQGKVVCSEKQNQQTKGNTHLLTAGQAIQLKGDGSPAVSLETDESRFSRALRFQAQIETLEGAIEYRQELPVRLGAGDCCSSQHLVLFQEQKNLILQEDVTVWKIPTGDKAADSLEQRQTIPEGTKVNVFLLHLDGPHKDAAGKDHPRVAVNGTIHFRNPVLGGLKTDPDLYDTDQSLGRPDTEYDNQEFGRSGRGIDRGDKTELSSSGKQLHVAWSQRGGGGIGRDQIRILVSTEE; encoded by the coding sequence ATGAAGTCTCTCCAGCGTAAACAGCGGGCACTCATTAAACTGATTTACGAAGTACAGAATGAAACCGCGAGCAGCGCCCAGCTGAAAGAACTTTCCGAACGACTGCGCGGCGATGTGGAAGCACAGAAGCTGTATGTTTTTCTGATGGACATGCACGCCGAGCTGATTCTCGAAGAAGAGTTCCTCATCCCGGAACAGTGGGACCTGTTTTCCACTCAGGCAGAGCCGGCAGTCACTGCCAGAAAACTGCCTCGCGCACGAAAGTCCCTCTCACATTATCTGCTGCTGACAGTCTGTTATGTGCTTCCCTTTACGGTGCTGGCATATTTCACCTGGTATGCCGTCCAGCCCGTACCACACACGCAGGTGGCAGTCCTCGGAGAAATGGATCATGCGATTTTCACCCAGGGAGCAGAGCAGTTGACGCCAGAGACAGATCTGTTTACCGGTCATACTTATCAACTGCAACAGGGAATCGTCCGGTTGCTGATGAATTCCGGCGTCGAAGTTGTCCTCGAAAGTCCGACGGCGTTTGAACTGCTCCACCAGAACAGTATTCGACTCTACTCAGGATCCCTGGCAGCGGAAGTCAATACTGCGGCGGTCGGCTTCGTCGTGGAAACCCCTTCACAACGTGTGGTTGACCTGGGAACCCGGTTCGGCGTACACGTGGAACAGGATGGTTCTTCAGAAACACACGTCTTTCAGGGCAAAGTGGTCTGCTCCGAAAAACAGAATCAACAGACAAAAGGGAACACCCATTTACTGACAGCCGGCCAGGCGATTCAGTTGAAAGGGGATGGCAGTCCTGCTGTCTCTCTCGAAACCGATGAAAGTCGCTTCTCACGCGCACTGCGTTTTCAGGCACAGATTGAAACCCTGGAAGGAGCGATCGAATACCGACAGGAACTACCTGTCCGACTGGGGGCCGGGGATTGCTGCAGCAGCCAGCACCTCGTTCTGTTTCAGGAACAGAAAAACCTGATTCTGCAGGAAGATGTCACCGTCTGGAAAATCCCTACTGGGGATAAAGCAGCAGACTCGCTGGAACAGAGGCAAACCATCCCTGAAGGTACGAAAGTGAACGTCTTTCTGCTGCATCTGGACGGACCACACAAGGATGCCGCAGGGAAAGATCATCCCAGGGTCGCCGTGAATGGCACGATTCATTTCCGGAACCCGGTTCTGGGAGGGCTCAAAACTGACCCGGATTTATATGACACCGACCAGAGTTTAGGTCGTCCTGATACTGAATACGACAACCAGGAATTCGGTCGCAGCGGACGCGGCATTGACCGTGGTGACAAAACCGAACTCTCTTCTTCCGGAAAACAACTGCACGTGGCCTGGAGCCAGCGTGGCGGAGGAGGAATTGGACGAGATCAGATTCGCATTCTGGTCTCGACGGAAGAGTGA
- a CDS encoding sigma-70 family RNA polymerase sigma factor, whose protein sequence is MDRSDIFTTPNRSTFDSKSEKETDSVPLQKTVQDERFMRLYANSYSRIFRFILTLIPCRNDADEIMQETSLVLWRKFDEYQSEGNFTRWACGIARFEVLRLMERKKRFAALFDEQLLNQIASTRARCEELLEIRREFLAQCKRQLPEKDLYLLQLIYESEHGAKTASSIMDQPLSTIYRHLDRIRNTLFRCIERKMNAEDAE, encoded by the coding sequence ATTCGATTCGAAATCAGAGAAAGAGACGGACTCTGTACCGCTCCAGAAGACCGTGCAGGACGAACGGTTTATGCGACTGTACGCCAACTCGTATTCGCGAATATTCCGGTTTATTCTCACCCTGATCCCCTGTCGTAACGATGCCGATGAAATCATGCAGGAGACCAGCCTGGTCCTGTGGCGGAAGTTTGATGAATATCAGTCGGAAGGAAACTTTACCCGCTGGGCCTGTGGCATTGCCCGCTTCGAAGTCCTGCGACTGATGGAACGTAAAAAGCGCTTCGCCGCCCTGTTTGATGAACAACTCCTGAATCAGATCGCTTCCACCCGCGCCCGCTGTGAAGAACTGCTCGAAATCAGAAGAGAATTTCTCGCGCAATGTAAACGCCAGTTACCAGAGAAAGATCTCTACCTGCTGCAGCTGATTTACGAATCGGAGCATGGTGCCAAAACCGCTTCCAGCATTATGGATCAGCCTTTGAGCACGATCTATCGACACCTGGATCGCATCCGCAATACGCTGTTTCGCTGCATTGAACGAAAGATGAATGCGGAGGATGCAGAATGA